From one Caldithrix abyssi DSM 13497 genomic stretch:
- the cas2 gene encoding CRISPR-associated endonuclease Cas2: protein MYVILVYDVGEKRVGKMLKLCRQYLNWIQNSVFEGEITSVKLKELLKKAKRLMDMDNDSIIVFKSRDIKWLEKEIIGLEKNPLDTML from the coding sequence GTGTATGTGATTTTGGTTTACGATGTTGGCGAAAAACGCGTGGGCAAAATGCTCAAATTATGTCGTCAATATTTGAATTGGATTCAGAATTCGGTATTTGAAGGCGAGATTACGTCGGTAAAATTAAAAGAGCTATTGAAGAAAGCGAAGCGTTTGATGGATATGGATAACGACAGCATTATTGTATTTAAAAGCAGAGATATTAAGTGGTTAGAAAAAGAAATAATCGGTCTGGAAAAGAATCCGCTGGACACCATGCTTTAA
- the cas1b gene encoding type I-B CRISPR-associated endonuclease Cas1b → MKKNYYLFNPGRLSRKDNTLKFVPVDEEGQEQKPRFLPVEGVSDLYVFGSLDANSALYNFLGKKQIAVHFFDYYENYTGSFMPRDYLLAGKVQIAQTRAYLRKSRRLGLAQAFIEGASFNMLKNLQYYQSRQKDLSAEIDTIQSLRSQISGAQDVSALMGVEGNIRQVYYQAFDAILKDFSMPGRTKRPPQDEINALISFGNMMCYSGCLRAIHHTQLNPTISFLHEPGYRRYSLALDLAEIFKPILVDRVIFKLINKQMIKEKDFDRQLNRCLLKDSGKKSFIQAYEQRLGETIHHRVLKKKVSYGHLIKLECYKLIKDILGEQPYKPFKIWW, encoded by the coding sequence ATGAAAAAAAATTATTATCTATTCAATCCCGGACGTTTGAGCCGTAAGGACAACACCTTAAAATTTGTGCCGGTAGATGAAGAAGGGCAAGAACAAAAACCGCGTTTTTTGCCGGTAGAAGGCGTGTCCGATTTGTACGTATTCGGTTCGCTGGATGCCAACAGCGCGCTGTACAACTTTTTAGGTAAAAAACAAATTGCCGTACATTTTTTCGATTATTACGAAAATTACACCGGCAGTTTTATGCCCAGAGATTACCTGCTGGCCGGCAAGGTACAAATTGCTCAAACCAGAGCCTATTTACGGAAGTCCCGCCGTCTGGGGCTGGCTCAGGCTTTTATCGAAGGCGCCAGTTTTAACATGCTTAAAAATTTACAGTATTACCAGAGCCGCCAAAAAGATTTAAGCGCAGAAATCGACACCATTCAATCTTTGCGCAGTCAAATTTCCGGGGCGCAGGACGTTTCGGCGCTGATGGGCGTTGAGGGCAACATCCGCCAGGTTTACTACCAGGCTTTTGACGCTATTTTAAAGGACTTTTCCATGCCCGGGCGCACTAAACGTCCTCCACAGGACGAAATCAACGCCCTGATTTCATTTGGCAACATGATGTGTTACAGCGGCTGTCTGCGCGCCATTCATCATACGCAGTTGAATCCCACCATAAGTTTTTTACATGAGCCGGGTTATCGCCGTTATTCCTTAGCATTAGATTTAGCCGAAATTTTCAAGCCCATTCTGGTGGACCGCGTTATTTTCAAGCTCATTAATAAACAGATGATCAAAGAAAAAGATTTCGACCGTCAACTAAACCGTTGTTTACTAAAGGACAGCGGTAAAAAAAGCTTTATTCAGGCCTATGAACAACGTTTAGGGGAAACCATTCATCACCGCGTTTTAAAAAAGAAAGTCAGTTACGGTCATTTAATTAAGCTGGAGTGCTACAAATTGATTAAAGATATTTTAGGCGAACAGCCTTATAAACCGTTTAAAATCTGGTGGTAA
- the cas4 gene encoding CRISPR-associated protein Cas4 produces the protein MIITGTHINYYHVCKRELWLFANGIQMEHTSELVGEGKLIHEYAYPQRSEKYSEIELDGIKIDYYDAKNKIVHEIKKSDKVEKAHSWQVKYYLFVLEKKGITGVKGILEYPTLRLREEIELQEDDRLYLQKIMQEIETICRQEAMPPRIGKKICRACSYYDFCWSGEEP, from the coding sequence ATGATTATTACTGGTACGCATATTAATTACTATCATGTTTGTAAACGGGAGCTCTGGCTTTTTGCCAACGGCATCCAGATGGAACACACCTCCGAACTGGTAGGCGAAGGCAAGCTAATCCATGAATACGCCTATCCACAGCGGTCGGAAAAATATTCGGAAATCGAGCTGGACGGCATCAAAATCGATTACTACGATGCCAAAAACAAAATCGTGCACGAGATTAAAAAATCGGACAAAGTCGAAAAGGCCCATTCATGGCAGGTGAAATACTATCTTTTTGTGCTGGAAAAGAAAGGCATTACCGGAGTGAAAGGCATTCTGGAATATCCGACTCTGCGCTTGCGCGAGGAGATCGAGTTACAAGAAGACGATCGCCTTTATTTACAAAAGATCATGCAAGAGATAGAAACCATCTGCCGACAGGAGGCCATGCCGCCGCGCATCGGCAAAAAAATTTGCCGCGCCTGCTCCTATTACGATTTTTGCTGGAGCGGCGAAGAACCGTGA
- a CDS encoding CRISPR-associated helicase/endonuclease Cas3: MSSNYFKTLESIKADFSCLLERLTECEKYWAHLHSHKAPEKLVDHTRLVGDYAFKLIQSHHLEIVIERLIQALIQKEFVLEKKAVGSFIKSLFWQTILFHDYGKINENFQRERMQNPHFSKKCKNKIGSRHSALSAFILISVKIQELRENSILSQNEKDFITLLIVPFAGVILKHHASYYDHDLDIPPDWIEAMKSYLSLLHIRTDFKLVKNLMQSFQDEQRFLPIVDFLFKDISAFSLFGLIRLCYSLLTAADYYATTEYTIDLAVKDFGVFLVGEKEKLQNTFKTSKSYNKDFYKRQEYYLSLPLDKLQKRNPENLNTLRQKLMAETLNAVKQNKNEYVFYLEAPTGSGKTNLSLAIAMELLQAHQYVNKILYVFPFTTLITQTAQSIKETLQVTNAQMVQLHSRSGFHSKREEVKDGQYGQQYQNYIDNLFVNYPIILMTHIKFFDILKSTQKENIYLLHRLANSIVIIDELQSYSPAEWDKIRFFISNFAYFFNIRFILMSATLPKLDALFLPESNQVPLPHNFISLLKNPKQYFQNPNFKGRVQFDFSLIDKITSIEELADFVFDECEKYSFQNNGVVKGIIEFIFKKRAGEFYKLIKERFNSANYQIYLLSGTILEPRRKEIIAHIKKSIEKKSSAKILLITTQVVEAGVDIDMDIGFKDRSLIDSDEQLAGRVNRNARTIPAKVFLFKLDRAYAIYGKDLRYALTRDHISQEQYQKILQEKRFEILYQQVCDYINRENKNEFIRGLKSYLEHFKKLRFSKIDRELQLISEQNVTVFVPLKISTCYFSNNDLEFISTLSGVTINDSLEGELVWKTYINIIKNKDMGFVEKRVDIKKIYGIMSQFMFSIYVNSGLLTELKNFADLEIFNSYQILYLSRWEQVYSYTDGIKDENFKEAMFI, translated from the coding sequence TTGTCATCCAATTATTTTAAAACCCTTGAATCAATAAAAGCAGATTTTTCTTGCTTATTGGAACGATTAACCGAGTGCGAAAAATATTGGGCACATTTACACTCGCATAAAGCGCCTGAAAAGTTAGTCGATCATACTCGATTGGTGGGAGATTACGCTTTTAAACTTATTCAATCGCACCATCTGGAAATTGTGATTGAACGACTTATTCAGGCGCTAATTCAAAAAGAATTTGTTTTAGAAAAAAAAGCCGTTGGTAGCTTTATTAAATCCCTTTTCTGGCAGACCATTCTGTTTCACGATTATGGAAAAATTAACGAGAACTTTCAAAGAGAACGGATGCAAAATCCGCATTTTTCTAAAAAATGTAAAAACAAGATTGGATCACGTCATTCAGCACTTAGCGCCTTTATCCTGATTTCTGTAAAAATTCAGGAATTAAGAGAAAATTCAATATTATCTCAGAATGAAAAAGATTTTATAACCTTGCTAATTGTACCTTTCGCCGGAGTTATTTTAAAACACCATGCATCGTATTATGATCATGATTTAGACATTCCGCCTGACTGGATTGAAGCAATGAAATCTTACTTATCTTTGCTTCATATTCGCACCGATTTTAAGCTGGTCAAGAATTTAATGCAAAGCTTTCAGGACGAACAACGTTTTCTGCCAATTGTAGATTTCCTTTTTAAAGATATTTCGGCTTTTTCTTTATTTGGGCTCATTCGACTTTGTTACTCACTATTAACGGCCGCTGACTATTATGCCACTACCGAATACACTATAGATTTAGCTGTTAAAGATTTCGGTGTGTTTTTAGTTGGAGAAAAAGAAAAGTTGCAAAATACTTTTAAAACCAGTAAGTCTTACAATAAAGACTTTTATAAGCGTCAGGAATATTATCTTTCCTTACCTCTCGATAAATTACAAAAAAGAAATCCTGAAAATTTAAACACTTTGCGGCAAAAGCTTATGGCGGAAACATTGAATGCTGTAAAGCAAAATAAGAACGAATATGTATTTTATCTGGAGGCTCCTACAGGATCCGGCAAAACCAATCTATCGCTGGCCATTGCTATGGAATTATTACAAGCGCATCAATACGTTAATAAAATCCTGTATGTTTTCCCGTTTACTACATTGATCACGCAAACCGCTCAGAGCATAAAAGAAACACTACAGGTAACTAATGCGCAAATGGTGCAATTACATTCAAGAAGCGGTTTTCATTCTAAACGAGAAGAAGTAAAGGACGGACAGTATGGGCAACAATATCAGAATTATATTGACAACCTTTTCGTAAATTATCCTATTATATTAATGACACACATTAAATTTTTTGATATTTTAAAAAGTACACAAAAAGAAAATATTTATTTATTACACAGGCTTGCCAATTCCATAGTCATAATTGACGAATTGCAATCCTATTCGCCAGCCGAATGGGACAAGATCCGTTTTTTTATTTCTAATTTCGCTTATTTTTTTAACATTCGTTTCATTCTCATGTCAGCCACCTTGCCCAAACTGGATGCCTTATTTTTGCCCGAAAGTAATCAAGTGCCCTTGCCACATAATTTTATATCTTTGTTAAAAAATCCCAAACAATATTTTCAAAATCCAAATTTTAAAGGACGTGTTCAATTCGATTTTTCACTAATCGATAAGATAACCTCAATTGAAGAGTTAGCGGATTTTGTTTTTGATGAATGCGAAAAATATTCCTTCCAAAATAACGGAGTTGTTAAAGGCATCATCGAATTCATTTTCAAAAAACGCGCAGGCGAGTTTTATAAGTTAATTAAGGAACGCTTTAATAGTGCAAATTACCAAATATATTTGCTTTCGGGTACTATTCTGGAACCCAGACGTAAAGAAATTATTGCACATATTAAAAAGTCAATAGAAAAGAAATCTTCCGCAAAAATTCTTTTAATAACCACCCAGGTTGTTGAAGCAGGTGTTGATATTGACATGGACATTGGATTTAAAGATCGTTCATTAATCGATAGCGATGAACAATTAGCCGGTCGTGTGAATCGTAATGCGCGCACTATTCCGGCCAAAGTTTTTTTATTTAAATTAGACCGAGCTTATGCCATTTACGGCAAAGATTTACGTTATGCTTTAACGCGGGATCATATCTCGCAGGAACAATATCAAAAAATTTTACAGGAGAAACGTTTTGAGATTTTATATCAACAAGTGTGCGACTATATTAACCGTGAAAATAAAAATGAATTTATAAGAGGGTTAAAAAGCTATCTTGAACATTTTAAAAAGCTCCGTTTTTCAAAAATAGACCGGGAATTACAATTAATTTCGGAACAGAATGTTACTGTTTTTGTACCTTTAAAAATTTCCACTTGTTATTTTTCTAATAATGATCTTGAATTTATTTCCACTTTGTCAGGGGTAACAATCAATGACTCTCTTGAGGGAGAATTGGTGTGGAAAACATACATAAATATTATTAAAAACAAAGATATGGGTTTTGTTGAAAAACGCGTCGATATAAAAAAGATTTACGGCATTATGTCTCAATTCATGTTTTCTATATATGTTAACTCCGGTTTATTAACCGAATTGAAAAATTTTGCTGATCTTGAAATTTTTAATAGCTATCAAATTCTTTATCTGTCTCGCTGGGAACAGGTCTACAGCTACACAGATGGGATTAAAGACGAAAATTTTAAAGAAGCCATGTTTATTTAA
- the cas5b gene encoding type I-B CRISPR-associated protein Cas5b, with protein MEKLISIEFKAPMGFLKKPDINEGGGKQLYLTFNMLHKPALLGILGAVLGLEGYGNPGVFPEYLSKLERLLIGIEPLNAVKGNFTKTILQYNNTTGFASHEQGGNLVVAEQILLNPAFRCYLLLNTDNQLLSQLDAQLRQSQAEYIPYLGKNEFHLWWENYREYSFKPYTYDRDYRIQTIIRKGNQLFKEMKKEGGLGLPFLLGQSQNEPEFISFEELPVGFDKDLKQYQREMFAYTNYTFKKEFRLDGLFLVKEENIVIQLF; from the coding sequence ATGGAAAAGCTTATTTCCATAGAATTTAAAGCGCCCATGGGCTTTTTAAAAAAACCCGATATAAATGAAGGGGGCGGTAAACAGCTTTATCTTACTTTCAATATGTTGCACAAGCCGGCTTTATTGGGTATTTTAGGTGCTGTACTTGGTCTAGAAGGGTATGGCAATCCAGGAGTTTTTCCAGAGTATCTTTCTAAGTTAGAAAGGTTACTTATTGGGATTGAACCCCTGAATGCGGTCAAAGGTAACTTTACAAAAACAATCCTTCAATATAACAACACTACAGGTTTTGCCAGCCATGAACAAGGCGGTAATCTGGTTGTTGCTGAGCAAATTCTTCTGAATCCTGCCTTTCGTTGTTATCTTTTGTTAAACACAGATAACCAATTATTATCGCAACTTGATGCACAACTACGACAATCACAGGCTGAATATATTCCCTATTTAGGTAAGAACGAATTTCATTTATGGTGGGAAAATTATCGCGAGTATTCCTTTAAGCCTTACACCTATGATCGGGATTATAGGATTCAAACAATTATTCGTAAAGGAAATCAGCTTTTTAAAGAAATGAAAAAAGAAGGAGGTTTGGGATTGCCGTTCCTGCTCGGACAAAGTCAAAATGAACCTGAATTTATTAGCTTTGAAGAATTGCCCGTTGGTTTTGATAAAGATTTAAAGCAGTATCAGCGAGAAATGTTTGCCTATACCAATTATACTTTTAAAAAAGAATTTCGACTGGATGGTTTATTTTTAGTAAAGGAAGAAAATATTGTCATCCAATTATTTTAA
- a CDS encoding type I CRISPR-associated protein Cas7 gives MNEFKNRVFGCAIVKAINANYNADFTHQPRTLPDGTVYATDKAFKYSVRNYINQHYPEETVFFFKRLNQDMNPLTQAEVYDNLFENFESVEKAEVLNNLLRCIDIRFFGATFAAKSKKRTINLSIHGPVQINHGVNRYPENEIYSEQIMSPFRNPESEGQDEREASTLGQQSKLKEGHYVHHFSVNPKNLDAMLKFAEKAGGLTVEDIGKLKEAMRLGVTYYDSAAKAGADNELLFWVQLKPESKKVLPVFTEFISVNRENGKVMIDFGALKNVLSKINDEIEKMEVYYLPENTIIKNLPDNVHRYNLLTGKEVN, from the coding sequence ATGAACGAATTTAAAAATCGTGTATTTGGATGCGCTATTGTTAAAGCCATCAATGCAAACTACAATGCGGATTTTACGCATCAGCCGCGTACCCTGCCTGATGGTACTGTTTACGCCACGGATAAAGCATTTAAATATAGTGTACGGAATTATATTAATCAGCACTATCCAGAAGAAACAGTTTTCTTTTTTAAAAGATTAAATCAAGATATGAATCCATTAACCCAGGCTGAAGTATATGATAATTTATTTGAGAACTTCGAGTCCGTTGAAAAAGCTGAAGTATTAAATAATCTATTACGTTGCATTGATATTCGTTTCTTTGGCGCTACATTTGCGGCGAAATCAAAAAAACGCACTATTAATTTATCTATTCACGGCCCTGTGCAAATTAATCATGGGGTAAACCGATATCCTGAAAATGAAATTTATTCAGAACAAATTATGTCACCATTTCGTAATCCTGAATCCGAAGGTCAGGATGAGCGAGAGGCATCTACTTTGGGACAACAATCCAAACTAAAAGAAGGTCATTACGTGCATCATTTTTCTGTTAATCCTAAAAATTTAGATGCGATGTTAAAATTTGCTGAAAAAGCAGGCGGTCTCACGGTTGAAGATATTGGTAAACTCAAAGAGGCCATGAGGCTTGGCGTAACATATTACGATTCTGCTGCCAAAGCAGGTGCTGATAACGAGTTGCTTTTTTGGGTTCAACTTAAACCAGAATCAAAAAAGGTGCTGCCTGTTTTTACGGAATTTATCTCTGTAAATCGGGAAAATGGTAAGGTAATGATCGACTTCGGTGCATTGAAAAACGTGCTATCAAAAATTAATGATGAAATTGAAAAAATGGAAGTTTATTATTTGCCAGAAAATACCATTATCAAAAATTTACCGGATAATGTTCATCGTTACAACCTGTTAACAGGCAAAGAGGTTAACTGA
- the cas6 gene encoding CRISPR-associated endoribonuclease Cas6: MRLKLKLQVDSQFNILPFNYFYPVSAWLYKQINRGDSDFAHWLHQKGYMVKGKHFKHFTFSKIGLRRFRRLNGGLLILDRQVDLHISFLTQKSFESFLSGLFLHQQMDIVDARHQCRFFITQVESLSAPEFKARMHFRSKSPICLSKPVEINGKSGKEFLHPSHPEYGQRLVQNLFFKYLSFKELEKDAAMEDSLMKNFEFKWYEPCKSRLATIKSGSKEETRIRGYLYSFDLTAPPELLRIGYYSGFGEKNSLGFGYVEVMNDK, encoded by the coding sequence ATGCGTTTAAAGCTTAAGTTACAGGTTGATTCGCAATTCAACATATTGCCCTTTAACTACTTTTATCCGGTTTCGGCCTGGCTGTACAAACAAATCAATCGCGGCGACAGCGATTTTGCACACTGGCTGCACCAAAAGGGCTACATGGTAAAAGGCAAACATTTTAAACATTTTACTTTTAGCAAAATCGGTTTGCGTCGTTTTCGCAGATTGAATGGCGGGTTGTTGATTTTAGACCGCCAGGTTGATTTACACATTTCGTTTTTGACGCAAAAGAGCTTCGAAAGTTTTTTGAGCGGTTTATTTTTACATCAACAAATGGATATTGTGGATGCCAGGCATCAATGCCGTTTTTTCATAACTCAGGTAGAGAGTTTATCGGCCCCGGAATTTAAGGCGCGCATGCATTTTAGGAGCAAATCGCCCATTTGTTTAAGCAAGCCGGTAGAAATAAACGGCAAGTCGGGCAAAGAGTTTTTACATCCATCGCATCCGGAATACGGGCAGCGTTTGGTGCAGAATCTGTTTTTTAAATATTTGTCTTTCAAGGAACTGGAAAAAGACGCGGCCATGGAAGACAGCTTGATGAAGAATTTTGAATTTAAATGGTACGAGCCGTGTAAATCGCGTCTGGCAACCATCAAATCTGGCAGTAAAGAAGAAACGCGCATTCGCGGCTATTTGTACAGCTTTGACCTGACCGCCCCGCCGGAACTGCTGCGCATTGGCTATTACTCCGGCTTTGGCGAAAAAAACAGCCTGGGGTTTGGGTATGTGGAAGTAATGAACGATAAATAA
- a CDS encoding TetR/AcrR family transcriptional regulator — translation MVETISQKEEQILQIAMQVFVEKGWHGARMQEIADRAGVNKAMLHYYFRSKDRLYAAVLEKLFLKFINSIGDSFIPGQTFAETLRIFLDRFHDHLLNNAHLPLFIARELSEGGSRARQVMEKIIAENRMHTPYAIINELKLAGERGEIMHIEQPVQFLLTLIGSCVYFFLAKPIIEPMFPEIDFNSSEFIEQRKQMIFEQLYYGIKKRETPS, via the coding sequence ATGGTTGAAACAATCAGTCAAAAAGAAGAACAAATCCTGCAAATCGCCATGCAGGTCTTTGTGGAAAAGGGCTGGCACGGCGCACGTATGCAGGAAATCGCCGATCGCGCCGGAGTCAACAAGGCCATGCTGCACTATTATTTTCGCAGCAAAGACCGTCTATATGCCGCCGTTCTGGAAAAATTATTTCTCAAATTCATCAACTCCATTGGCGATTCTTTTATCCCCGGACAGACCTTTGCCGAGACCTTACGCATCTTTCTTGACCGCTTTCACGATCATCTTTTAAACAATGCTCATTTACCGCTTTTCATCGCCCGCGAACTCAGCGAAGGCGGAAGCAGGGCGCGACAGGTTATGGAAAAAATCATTGCCGAAAACCGGATGCACACGCCCTACGCCATCATTAACGAGCTGAAACTTGCCGGGGAACGTGGAGAGATCATGCACATCGAACAACCTGTTCAATTTCTACTCACTTTAATTGGCTCCTGCGTCTATTTTTTCCTGGCTAAACCGATTATTGAACCCATGTTTCCTGAAATCGACTTCAATTCTTCGGAATTCATTGAACAGCGGAAACAGATGATCTTTGAACAGCTTTATTACGGCATTAAAAAGCGGGAGACGCCTTCATGA
- a CDS encoding TolC family protein yields MNPLKYLLMLSLILAAFCPASLQAQSLEQAIKIALDQNKELKAQKQALRKRQLEARAAFRQTLPSLDFGAWYRHVTHVAQIDFPALPTLPALPSAVRLGRYDTYETSLTIKHVLFSGFAQKNRVRLMSQMSELEHINLEEKEKEIAFRVIAAYRNAQEKQLEIEVIKASMERVAWQMKRIKSLIKQGMALGLDSLSLKLARLNYHKQLIAAQGALAIAEKQLKELTGQKITIQSFNEPPEVGLNVMPVVQLTGPYRLLDQQQQMQSTAVKISRARYFPALAAFASYNYGRPGLDMIKGEWMDYGIWGVSLSWNLFSWNADRLNEQAARARFKQLDWQKQAVKDQLQTRFDRALREWQTLKEQQDVVQAALKVARQKMKVVAARYAQGMASVTDFNEANLQLTEAQLNVKRHALLMTLKRSEIDYLSGKPLTQWSIP; encoded by the coding sequence ATGAATCCTTTAAAATATCTTTTGATGCTCAGCCTGATTCTTGCCGCCTTTTGTCCTGCATCTCTACAGGCTCAGAGCCTTGAACAGGCGATTAAGATCGCCCTGGACCAGAACAAAGAACTAAAGGCGCAGAAACAGGCGTTAAGAAAAAGGCAATTAGAGGCCCGGGCGGCCTTCCGGCAAACCCTGCCATCGCTCGATTTTGGCGCTTGGTATCGGCATGTAACGCATGTGGCGCAAATCGATTTCCCCGCCCTGCCAACGCTGCCCGCCCTGCCTTCCGCCGTGCGGCTGGGGCGTTACGATACGTACGAAACATCGCTAACGATTAAACATGTGCTATTCAGCGGTTTTGCGCAAAAGAATCGTGTGCGCCTGATGTCTCAGATGTCGGAGCTGGAACACATTAATCTGGAAGAAAAAGAAAAAGAGATCGCTTTTCGCGTGATTGCCGCCTACCGGAACGCTCAGGAAAAACAACTGGAAATCGAAGTAATCAAAGCTTCCATGGAACGCGTTGCCTGGCAGATGAAACGCATTAAATCGCTGATTAAACAGGGCATGGCGCTGGGGCTGGATTCGCTCTCTTTAAAGCTGGCGCGTTTAAATTACCACAAGCAACTGATTGCCGCGCAGGGAGCGTTAGCCATTGCCGAAAAACAATTAAAAGAATTAACCGGTCAAAAGATAACCATTCAGTCTTTTAACGAACCGCCGGAAGTCGGTTTAAACGTAATGCCCGTTGTTCAATTAACAGGGCCCTATCGCCTGTTAGATCAACAGCAACAGATGCAATCCACGGCGGTTAAAATCAGCCGTGCGCGTTACTTTCCCGCCCTGGCCGCCTTTGCCAGCTACAACTACGGCCGCCCCGGCCTGGATATGATTAAAGGCGAATGGATGGATTACGGCATCTGGGGCGTTAGCCTCAGCTGGAATCTGTTTAGCTGGAATGCCGATCGTTTGAACGAACAGGCGGCTCGCGCTCGCTTTAAACAGCTCGACTGGCAGAAACAGGCGGTAAAAGATCAGTTGCAAACACGTTTTGACAGGGCGCTGCGCGAATGGCAAACGCTTAAAGAACAGCAAGACGTGGTACAAGCCGCCCTAAAAGTGGCTCGACAAAAGATGAAAGTCGTTGCCGCCCGCTATGCTCAGGGCATGGCTTCGGTTACGGACTTTAACGAGGCAAACCTACAGTTAACCGAAGCCCAGTTGAACGTAAAACGACACGCGTTGTTAATGACGCTCAAACGTAGCGAAATCGATTATTTAAGCGGAAAACCATTAACGCAATGGAGCATCCCATGA
- a CDS encoding HlyD family secretion protein, producing the protein MKTSMTCLLLLASLFIACSRNEKPFAYNGRMDTDVIRLVAKTAGTIDTLSFKEGDLVKKGQLLVKVNDRRLRLQLKQQQAQLDELNANLQAIESKQRQLQSQLNFNRQTLAKTRAMLKQGAATQQQVDQLQTEVDILGARLEEIMTNKELIASKRRQLQAAIDITRLNIKDSRITAPIQGLVINRFVNLYESVAPGSPLLELADLSVLKATIYVPLTKLNRLKLGQKATVKIDGTDETFEGKITWIASEAEFTPKTILTEETRTSLVYAVQIEVPNPGQKLKIGMPVEVYIEKE; encoded by the coding sequence ATGAAAACGTCAATGACATGCCTGCTTCTTCTGGCTTCTCTTTTTATTGCCTGTTCCCGGAATGAAAAACCTTTTGCTTACAATGGCAGAATGGATACCGACGTTATTCGTCTGGTAGCTAAAACAGCCGGCACAATCGACACGTTAAGCTTTAAAGAGGGCGATCTTGTTAAAAAGGGGCAGTTGCTCGTCAAAGTAAACGACCGACGTTTGCGGCTGCAGCTTAAACAGCAACAGGCGCAACTGGACGAGCTGAACGCCAATTTACAGGCAATCGAAAGCAAACAACGCCAGTTGCAAAGCCAGCTCAATTTTAATCGGCAAACGCTTGCTAAAACCAGGGCCATGTTAAAGCAAGGCGCCGCCACGCAGCAACAGGTTGATCAGTTGCAAACCGAGGTTGACATTCTGGGCGCACGATTAGAAGAAATTATGACCAATAAAGAGCTAATTGCCAGCAAGCGCAGGCAGTTGCAGGCGGCCATTGACATCACGCGCCTGAATATTAAGGATTCGCGCATCACCGCGCCCATCCAGGGGCTGGTGATTAATCGTTTTGTAAATCTTTACGAAAGCGTGGCGCCGGGCAGCCCGTTGCTGGAGCTGGCCGACTTGAGCGTGTTAAAAGCCACCATTTACGTCCCATTGACCAAATTAAACCGTTTAAAATTGGGACAGAAGGCAACGGTTAAAATAGATGGAACCGACGAAACCTTTGAGGGCAAAATCACCTGGATCGCCAGCGAAGCCGAATTTACGCCCAAAACCATTTTAACGGAAGAGACGCGCACCTCGTTGGTTTACGCGGTTCAGATCGAGGTGCCCAATCCCGGGCAAAAACTAAAGATTGGCATGCCGGTGGAAGTTTATATTGAAAAAGAATAG